In the genome of Ancylomarina subtilis, one region contains:
- a CDS encoding chaperone modulator CbpM has product MEKNLIEITTLCSHYEIEFSFIDALYQTGLIQIVIIEQDQFIHQDQISDLEKMIRLHHELNVNIEGIDVVFNLLEKEKALRDELNALRNRLRLYEND; this is encoded by the coding sequence ATGGAAAAGAATTTAATTGAAATAACCACCCTTTGTTCGCACTACGAGATTGAATTTTCATTTATTGATGCTTTGTACCAAACAGGACTGATTCAAATTGTAATCATTGAACAAGATCAATTTATACATCAGGACCAAATAAGTGACCTCGAAAAAATGATCCGTTTGCATCACGAGCTAAACGTTAATATTGAAGGCATCGATGTCGTATTTAATCTTTTAGAGAAAGAAAAGGCATTGAGAGACGAATTAAATGCTTTGAGAAACAGATTAAGACTTTATGAAAACGATTAA
- a CDS encoding DnaJ C-terminal domain-containing protein: MAFIDYYKILGVSKTASVKEIKAAYRKLARKYHPDLNPDNKEAEIKFKEINEAYQVLSVPENRNKYDKYGKDWKQGEEYEKAQYQRQQQSQHGFAQQGFSGQEYSDFFESMFGGKRSSYRQAHYPKFKGQDYHAELHLDLKDVYTTHKRVLTVNDNNIRLTIPAGVENGQVIKIKGKGGQGLNGGPNGDLYIKFIIINRTQFKRDGNNLYLNVYLNLYTSLLGGEIMVDTFDGKVKLKIAPETQNETKVKLKGKGFPVYKKEGEFGDLIITYLIKIPTNLSEKEKELFKELQKIG; the protein is encoded by the coding sequence ATGGCATTTATAGATTATTATAAGATTTTGGGCGTTTCGAAAACCGCAAGTGTAAAGGAAATTAAAGCGGCCTATCGAAAACTCGCCCGGAAATATCATCCGGATTTAAACCCCGACAATAAGGAAGCTGAGATCAAATTCAAAGAAATAAATGAAGCCTACCAAGTGTTGAGCGTGCCCGAAAATCGCAATAAATATGATAAGTATGGTAAGGATTGGAAACAGGGTGAGGAATATGAAAAAGCCCAATATCAAAGGCAACAACAGTCTCAGCATGGATTTGCTCAGCAAGGGTTTTCAGGTCAGGAATATTCGGATTTTTTTGAGTCTATGTTTGGAGGAAAACGATCTTCTTACAGGCAGGCTCATTATCCCAAATTTAAAGGTCAGGATTATCATGCCGAATTGCATTTGGATTTAAAAGACGTTTATACAACGCATAAGCGGGTATTAACTGTAAATGATAACAATATACGGCTGACCATACCCGCAGGTGTGGAGAATGGTCAGGTGATTAAAATAAAAGGAAAGGGAGGCCAGGGATTGAATGGCGGACCCAATGGCGATCTGTACATTAAGTTTATCATTATCAATCGGACACAATTTAAACGGGATGGTAATAATTTATATTTAAATGTTTATCTAAACCTGTACACGTCACTTTTAGGCGGCGAGATTATGGTGGATACTTTTGATGGCAAAGTGAAACTAAAAATAGCACCTGAAACACAAAACGAAACTAAAGTAAAGTTGAAAGGGAAGGGCTTTCCTGTTTATAAGAAGGAGGGCGAATTTGGCGATCTCATAATCACCTACCTGATTAAGATTCCTACAAACCTGAGCGAGAAAGAAAAGGAGCTATTTAAAGAATTACAAAAAATAGGCTAA